CATCTGGAAGGATCATGATGATGAATACCAGGGACCCTGAAGAAGGAATAAAAATAATAACAGAGTTCATGGAAAAAATAAACCAATGTTACCTGGAAAGTGAGAGTGGTGATGTTGATGAGGATCTATCAGAAAAACTGTCAAAAATAGGTCCATTAAACATTTATAACTGCCTACCTCAAACTAACTGTGAAGAGTGCGGAACTGCCACCTGCATGGCATTTTCAATGAAACTTCTATCAGGAGATGCCACATTAGATCAATGCAAACCTCTCCTAAAAACTGAAAACTTGGATAAATTGAATTCTATAAAGGAACTTCTGGGGGATCAACTAATGAAAACATTAGGATGGGTTGAAAAATAGTAGGTTATATTGTGTTTTTTCTTTAATGACTTGAATTATATAGTAATCATCTTAACAAGAGGGGTTACGATTTTGTTAGACAAATTGAAAAGTATGAGCATTCAGGGTCAAACAACCAAAGACCAGCTTTTATGTGTAATTAAGGAAGATGCCAGAAAATTTAATATTGATGATATTCAACAGTGCAGCCTTCAGATTCAACAGGAAGCAGAATGCATTCATACCAGTTACAAAAAGGAATATATCAAAGCCGAAATCGGATTTTTAATCCGTATCCGAGAGGTTAAAGATGATAACTTTTGTTATGAT
This is a stretch of genomic DNA from Methanobacterium formicicum DSM 3637. It encodes these proteins:
- a CDS encoding (Fe-S)-binding protein; the protein is MEMKELKYEIFEDGALVKSVSITKIMPCMAEEGRVKLAMQFDSALDQVMPMFSSKFPPGKVNYIPHKKILTLNTHDRVISFFPSGRIMMMNTRDPEEGIKIITEFMEKINQCYLESESGDVDEDLSEKLSKIGPLNIYNCLPQTNCEECGTATCMAFSMKLLSGDATLDQCKPLLKTENLDKLNSIKELLGDQLMKTLGWVEK